The Toxoplasma gondii ME49 chromosome XII, whole genome shotgun sequence genome includes a region encoding these proteins:
- a CDS encoding hypothetical protein (encoded by transcript TGME49_217610~Predicted trans-membrane domain (TMHMM2.0):98-118:195-218:229-252:304-327:394-412:421-444:456-479) gives MEGDFSAASMATNIRLDSLPPQRSVSLYWVEKWLLALDAVQVWCLLWLIVLPQFPPSWNQKTFPLLAFNLDFFHLLLNRLDTSNILVSSDAGSTATSRLVLACILTLVVAAVATLLWGGSRWIKFSKSPKEKRQEARELAEELQRKQRQSSGRMSLSFMFALQSDEQTKNQDSNWLKLCVFFADLWHELCLWLVQGRIILVTWIFAPYLNSVLPIVFCQDQAEICGDQGLFMGRIAIGVFAFLFAATAVYYVGSQVNAHLVAQTDENHEDYVQQKELEYMLNLNDSWRVQMLWTFTSFRREWGRVYHRQALMIVKLLLCLLVALFGNQTYKPSAGAAWLFQQVFPSSLTNASTFSDASGEVDSSAVVITTGTPSWRADPLAEMATNPFGSRTQSVIAFVIICVFVLLCLTRMPYRQRSSNVLFAFTWTTLGILSGFSVTLACSEETPVLLHADNMRVILPLLHSILLFVWVLTIFVGIFRTLLPSSSNALLVPADDDTEEDSQLTNNTESTELRSGRRKSRWTEKRKLFTHHAQNMLRNIMSKDAPKNMQLKRSSSCLGFVDEDDSDGVYPNFLDSPWPISFYEGRYFIRTFPDVLLSLKLAQHTIDRYLFADKTLVPLSTLDAAHADLQHHLVNFLSLPDNEKNPLLKKKHVEAHPLDPAANSDELEQALVSAKKKLADLFGEEDPSEQADEDDSGAEHSENNSDKDQAEASELNDDMDAIIGADDPRSNFEANFVDDWDAEGEKRRVHRLVHAVQEQQALHHRRANQATPPFDVFEEKDPLAALLAKRPGEKHQEQAAGFDLAATPQSAQTLLEAALQALENEGSVRKKRATALAQRLLDVLGVSPNAQQFRDHRSADAETFRYSHDTLVESKLVAREGDPTAPVVKENHAHVDTAEDKGSDEGERQRRRHAVDEIQSLLQIDFDVPTLASTVELKKMWIEFEEQGDPQARFADAPSRGSQAEAAEKENTESQDGAGVERAHVQPEDAEAGGDHEKNLPRSGSSPTEDKKETIQKRKKRRRRKSDPDAFPYLPEDSRRALMEFYVRRLSTLSHLSQRFSAVPIKKLFQEMHHRQSLTHAFRWILLEAFEILASLRKEVAQVTCLPKALPNGGDALMALLAKRCRQRDKDLIFMPAKKRRIHTKLIAIQFLCGKQLAPKDRTDEIVSQMLRGFTSFFE, from the exons ATGGAAGGGGATTTTTCAGCGGCCTCGATGGCCACTAACATTCGCCTGGACAGCCTTCCTCCTCAAcggtctgtctctctctactgGGTTGAAAAATGGCTTCTGGCCTTAGATGCAGTCCAGGTCTGGTGTTTGCTCTGGCTGATTGTTCTGCCCCAGTTTCCGCCGTCTTGGAACCAAAAGACCTTCCCACTACTAGCGTTCAACTTGGACTTCTTCCACTTGCTCTTAAATCGCTTAGACACATCAAATATTCTCGTTTCCAGCGATGCGGGTTCCACTGCAACGTCCCGTCTAGTTCTTGCTTGCATCCTGACGCTCGTCGTTGCGGCTGTTGCGACGCTGCTTTGGGGGGGGTCTCGATGGATAAAGTTTTCCAAATCGCCTAAAGAAAAGAGGCAAGAAGCTCGAGAACTCGCAGAAGAGCTTCAGCGAAAACAACGTCAGTCATCAGGCCGCATGTCCCTCAGTTTTATGTTTGCCTTGCAGAGTGATGAACAGACGAAAAACCAGGATTCCAACTGGCTGAAgctgtgcgttttctttgctGATCTCTGGCACGAACTGTGCCTTTGGCTCGTACAGGGACGGATCATCCTGGTAACGTGGATTTTTGCTCCGTACCTAAACTCGGTACTCCCTATCGTTTTTTGCCAAGACCAAGCAGAGATATGCGGTGACCAGGGACTCTTCATGGGGCGTATTGCGATCGGCGTGTTCGCATTTTTGTTTGCTGCCACGGCTGTATACTACGTAGGCAGTCAGGTGAATGCGCATCTGGTGgcgcagacagacgaaaaccACGAAGACTATGTCCAACAAAAAGAATTGGAATACATGTTGAATCTGAACGATAGCTGGCGTGTACAGATGCTATGGACATTCACATCTTTTAGGCGCGAATGGGGGCGAGTTTACCACCGTCAAGCACTTATGATTGTCAAACTTTTGCTTTGTCTTCTGGTTGCCCTCTTTGGGAACCAGACGTATAAGCCTTCTGCGGGAGCTGCTTGGCTTTTTCAGCAGGTCTTCCCCTCCAGTCTCACGAATGCGTCAACGTTTTCAGACGCTTCGGGTGAGGTGGATTCCTCTGCGGTTGTCATCACGACTGGCACGCCATCTTGGAGGGCAGACCCCCTAGCAGAAATGGCGACTAATCCGTTTGGGTCACGGACTCAGAGTGTCATCGCTTTTGTCATAATCTGCGTCTTTgtccttctgtgtctgaCGCGGATGCCTTATCGGCAGAGATCCTCGAATGTTCTTTTTGCGTTCACGTGGACCACACTGGGAATTCTTTCAGGCTTCAGCGTCACGCTTGCTTGCTCCGAAGAGACGCCTGTGCTCCTTCACGCAGATAATATGCGGGTCATTCTTCCGCTCCTGCACTCCATACTACTGTTTGTCTGGGTTCTCACAATTTTCGTCGGGATTTTTCGGACGCTCCTTCCTAGCTCCTCAAACGCTCTTCTTGTGCCCGCCGATGACGATACGGAGGAAGATTCGCAACTCACCAACAACACCGAATCCACTGAACTTCGGAGTGGGCGGCGGAAAAGTCGATGGacggaaaaacgaaaacttTTCACGCATCATGCGCAAAACATGCTGCGCAACATCATGTCCAAAGATGCCCCGAAAAACATGCAATTGAAAAGGTCCAGCAGCTGCCTCGGGTtcgtcgacgaagacgacagtGACGGCGTCTACCCCAACTTTTTAGACAGTCCGTGGCCCATCTCTTTCTACGAAGGCAGGTACTTCATTCGAACATTTCCGGATGTTTTGCTCTCTCTCAAACTCGCGCAGCACACCATCGACCGATACCTTTTCGCGGACAAGACCTTGGTTCCGCTCTCGACGTTGGACGCCGCACACGCCGACCTCCAGCACCACCTCGTCAATTTTTTGAGTCTGCCGGACAACGAGAAGAACCCGctcttgaagaagaagcacgTGGAGGCGCACCCCCTGGATCCGGCTGCGAATTCAGACGAGCTTGAACAAGCTCTTGTCTCTGCCAAAAAAAAGCTTGCCGACCTTTTCGGGGAAGAGGACCCGAGTGAACAAGcggacgaagacgacagcgGTGCAGAGCACTCGGAAAACAACTCTGACAAAGACCAAGCAGAAGCGAGCGAGCTGAACGATGACATGGATGCCATTATTGGCGCAGACGACCCGCGGTCGAATTTCGAGGCAAACTTTGTCGACGACTGggacgcagaaggcgaaaagcGACGCGTTCACAGACTCGTACATGCAGTTCAAGAGCAGCAAGCTCTCCACCATCGCCGTGCAAACCAGGCGACACCCCCCTTTGATGTATTCGAAGAGAAGGATCCCCTTGCAGCGCTTCTTGCCAAAAGACCGGGGGAAAAACACCAAGAACAGGCTGCCGGATTCGACCTCGCCGCAACACCGCAATCAGCACAGACACTTTTAGAGGCGGCTCTACAGGCGCTAGAAAATGAAGGGTCTGTGCGGAAAAAACGAGCAACCGCCTTAGCCCAGAGGCTTCTCGACGTTCTTGGTGTTTCCCCAAACGCGCAGCAGTTCCGAGACCACCGTTCTGCTGATGCTGAGACCTTCAGGTACAGTCACGACACCCTCGTTGAGAGCAAACTGGTTGCACGAGAAGGAGATCCCACAGCACCTGTGGTGAAAGAGAACCACGCACACGTGGATACAGCGGAAGACAAAGGAAGtgacgaaggcgaaaggcagagaagacgacatgCGGTAGACGAGATCCAGAGTCTCCTTCAGATCGATTTCGATGTCCCCACGCTCGCCTCTACCGTGGAGTTGAAAAAGATGTGGATAGAGTTCGAGGAACAAGGCGACCCGCAAGCGCGGTTTGCAGATGCTCCTTCTCGCGGGTCACAAGCTgaagcggcagagaaagaaaataCAGAAAGTCAAGACGGCGCCGGCGTTGAACGTGCACACGTCCAGCCTGAGGACGCTGAGGCCGGAGGAGACCACGAGAAAAACCTACCGCGATCTGGATCCTCCCCCACGGAGGATAAGAAGGAGACGatacagaagaggaagaaaaggagaagacgcaaatCGGATCCAGATGCATTCCCTTACCTTCCAGAAGATTCACGGAGAGCTCTGATGGAATTCTACGTTCGGCGTCTGAGCACGCTGTCTCACCTTTCTCAACGCTTTTCCGCTGTGCCCATCAAAAAGCTGTTTCAAGAGATGCACCATCGACAGTCTCTCACCCACGCCTTCCGCTGGATCCTTTTGGAAGCGTTTGAGATACTCGCGA GCCTAAGAAAAGAGGTAGCGCAAGTGACGTGTTTGCCAAAGGCCTTGCCCAACGGAGGTGATGCACTCATGGCATTGCTAGCCAAACGCTGtcgacaaagagacaaagatcTAATTTTCATGCCCGCAAAAAAGCGGCGCATTCACACGAAACTTATCGCGATACAGTTTCTATGTGGCAAGCAGCTAGCTCCCAAAGACCGCACCGACGAAATCGTTTCTCAGATGCTCCGCGGTTTCACCAGTTTTTTCGAATGA
- a CDS encoding hypothetical protein (encoded by transcript TGME49_217620~Signal peptide predicted by SignalP 2.0 HMM (probability 0.755) with cleavage site probability 0.249 at residue 43): MSALVELPKATKSPCCSVASPVCASPSVTFTLFSALFFAAVHLQSCLSTGSGLSSPHSSLSSGPCGYFRRFTGPVCRIGPHFRCVFCDVPVLSVVPAGDAYSVSRLTAHKNKTRAHHLAPSFQSSSVCTVAECRLKCMPCITRNLQPLETCMFIHLRHSGHSASRDESRYSDFESRPRKVSPWAKCVSLQNERATGLMHCFPRCHVLTNSQRNSNPNLCGHSPFAAFPSLDPGGRSTRRRNSPAYSPDRAAIFYPFLSACGRDRPVGCLRYSASALRGSRSSTSNPKQAVARQGNHGSGKKGTSTFTASGKIVSALPGGYFMVELSAVTSPRIHSSTSPSVAHSPPAVVTPPALVGKQMLCSLGGKLRLNRIRVQLFDMVDVEFCPLDPTRGRIIYRRKPTSSDTPSSQPS; the protein is encoded by the coding sequence ATGTCCGCGCTTGTTGAGCTTCCAAAGGCAACGAAATCGCCCTGTTGTTCAGTTGCATCTCCTGTCTGCGCAAGTCCTTCTGTGACATTTACCCTGTTTTCCGCGTTGTTTTTCGCTGCCGTCCATCTACAGAGCTGTCTGTCGACTGGGTCTGGACTGTCTTCCCCCCAttcatctctctcctccggcCCCTGCGGGTATTTTCGACGTTTTACCGGTCCTGTCTGTCGCATCGGACCGCATTTCCGATGTGTGTTCTGTGACGTCCCCGTTCTTTCTGTGGTGCCGGCGGGTGACGCCTACAGCGTCAGTCGCTTGACGGCGCACAAAAATAAAACACGGGCTCATCACCTCGCTCCATCATTCCAGAGTTCTTCAGTCTGCACAGTAGCTGAGTGCCGACTGAAATGTATGCCTTGCATAACTCGGAACCTTCAGCCGTTGGAAACATGCATGTTTATTCATCTTCGCCACAGCGGGcactctgcttctcgagaTGAATCGAGGTATTCCGATTTTGAAAGTCGTCCCCGGAAAGTTTCACCCTGGGCTaaatgcgtttctcttcagaaCGAACGAGCCACAGGACTGATGCATTGTTTCCCTCGTTGTCACGTTCTTACTAACAGCCAGCGAAACAGCAATCCTAATCTCTGCGGACACTCTCCATTTGCAGCGTTTCCCTCGCTTGATCCAGGAGGACGTTCGACGCGAAGGCGGAACAGCCCTGCCTATTCTCCTGACCGAGCAGCAATCTTTTATCcctttctgtctgcatgtgGCCGTGACCGTCCTGTTGGTTGTCTTCGGTACTCGGCGTCAGCGCTGCGTGGCAGCCGCAGCAGCACGAGCAACCCCAAGCAGGCAGTGGCACGCCAAGGAAATCACGGGAGTGGAAAAAAGGGCACGAGCACCTTTACCGCGTCTGGAAAGATCGTGTCTGCCCTACCAGGAGGGTACTTTATGGTCGAACTGTCCGCAGTCACTTCTCCACGAATCCACAGCAGCACTTCTCCCTCTGTAGCACATTCACCACCGGCTGTGGTGACACCCCCTGCTCTAGTAGGGAAGCAAATGTTGTGCAGCTTGGGCGGCAAGCTACGGCTAAACAGAATACGCGTGCAGCTTTTTGATATGGTAGACGTCGAATTCTGCCCTCTTGACCCTACACGCGGCCGCATTATATATCGACGTAAACCCACGTCGTCAGACACACCATCTTCGCAACCCAGTTGA
- a CDS encoding hypothetical protein (encoded by transcript TGME49_217630), producing MAGIGVQAQIRHNAEDIRNYFEDLRKWEKEMKDKEKQQNKTRHTAVEALKENLTFSQQKTPESPPSAAQKKPSSPRERNRKLARDENSLPAYYSAWERFDVDEELEKIDRESAKDPGLITASSKAPPLQTSRHTPKNEAKQHVSRSKMKVQTRTCRRHGATQDNEALPVRHSPKSVTFEEDNQMQLLSKEATEAETNVRKALLLNLSGIEQFRQKNLRSAWRAFQLAFAAMGQRPISCNTRCDGTDFQLSAVPKPAVFRHFAKLQSVILSNDGFAQLGLARAATALERAKEAKKLWPESPFVAFLEASCSRRQGDYAAAIERLISLEKQMQHSQRSQATCPAQSQSARGDSTTEESLTNALQPRETTEQGKTTKDAAAEDLKNDSLDAFDKKNWDSLSFRVAIYHPDSPEQTVVCSGTVGGTEASVLQAATGDSSSLAGIRHNNAGADQERSNSPSFKSGNNVSNTNPEQALATVRNQESNMNNTLAHRLKENIEELRALQRERQVVARQIRQQRFYEETVEILGCMKKLRQENEEISPLLVDTNQSSKDATPAHGAERPALKDGRKRENGKTAKRKCLAHTDAIARALVSTPTRNLSILFLEPRNDSRQTSICFSTQGGEVDPVDGGKPAVEVTKSVREPNACRKGEVEEESRAPQMPRESVRGDSSQEQHAKHYLKSGKEDTRTILSSGGARRLNGTRRQDPIVSTPSTPPLPVTFFSFVQQWSTKCRHHMYFKSEERDGGIDASTRIDSVATEGIPPENRGIPDVSRVTYDEGRGERAQFPSSAEAAQVGAGVVGLPVESEAKPVTCRRIVCRACATEKGTLLERLATAGVIGRLFGASLEADVLSQILRVLLDLLDASSAKLSSEIRANPSGLNTCEDGHATVPTATGVTNWSLPRVKQVTAEVLTQLSDGQARFWSLLYQLEPEELACLEKAVFLCLGDVTTDETAGKTQGEPSAFSNATALSGQTPGRTSLNTSAAQKRKLLEQLHHRISTLTSS from the exons ATGGCGGGCATCGGTGTCCAGGCCCAAATTCGTCACAATGCAGAGGATATCCGAAATTACTTTGAGGACCTCAGAAAGTgggagaaggagatgaaagacaaagagaaacaacagaacAAAACTCGGCACACCGCAGTCGAGGCTCTAAAAGAGAACTTGACGTTTTCTCAG CAAAAGACACCGGAGAGTCCGCCGTCGGCAGCGCAGAAaaagccttcttctccgcgagaaagaaaccgGAAGCTGGCGCGCGATGAGAACTCTTTACCCGCGTACTACTCCGCGTGGGAACGCTTCGATGTTGATGAGGAGCTCGAAAAAATCGACAGGGAAAGTGCGAAAGATCCTGGACTAATTACTGCTTCCTCAAAGGCACCACCACTGCAAACCTCACGCCACACACCCAAG AATGAAGCGAAACAGCACGTGTCACGGTCGAAGATGAAAGTGCAGACACGCACTTGCCGGCGACACGGTGCGACACAGGACAATGAGGCTCTGCCAGTCCGTCATTCTCCGAAGAGCGTTACTTTTGAAGAAGACAATCAGATGCAACTGCTTTCCAAGGAGGCTACGGAGGCGGAAACGAACGTCAGAAAGGCATTACTTCTTAACCTTAGCGGTATCGAACAGTTTCGACAAAAGAACTTACGCAGTGCTTGGCGAGCGTTTCAGCTTGCGTTTGCGGCGATGGGGCAAAGACCTATTTCTTGTAATACGAGGTGCGATGGAACCGACTTCCAGCTCTCGGCCGTCCCGAAGCCAGCCGTGTTTCGCCATTTTGCAAAGCTGCAGTCCGTGATCTTGTCCAACGATGGGTTTGCGCAACTTGGACTTGCTCGAGCTGCCACAGCTCTTGAGCGTgcaaaggaagcgaagaaactgtGGCCCGAGAGCCCGTTTGTTGCCTTTTTGGAGGCCTCGTGCTCACGGAGACAGGGCGATTATGCTGCTGCGATAGAACGACTCATCAGTTTGGAAAAGCAGATGCAACATAGCCAACGTTCTCAGGCAACGTGTCCGGCTCAGAGTCAGTCGGCTCGAGGTGACTCGACCACTGAGGAATCTCTTACCAATGCACTTCAGCCGCGAGAAACTACGGAACAGGGGAAGACCACGAAAGATGCAGCAGCCGAAGACTTGAAAAACGACAGCCTCGACGCGTTTGATAAAAAGAACTGGGACAGCCTGAGTTTCCGTGTCGCGATATATCATCCAGACAGCCCAGAGCAAACAGTGGTCTGCAGTGGCACAGTTGGCGGGACGGAGGCATCGGTCCTTCAGGCGGCGACAGGCGACTCAAGCTCTCTGGCTGGCATCAGGCATAATAACGCCGGTGCCGACCAGGAGCGAAGCAATAGTCCGAGTTTCAAGTCTGGCAATAACGTATCGAACACAAATCCAGAGCAAGCGCTTGCAACTGTGCGAAATCAAGAGTCTAACATGAATAATACTCTCGCTCATCGTCTGAAAGAAAATATTGAGGAACTTAGGGCTCTGCAGCGGGAACGGCAGGTCGTCGCCAGACAGATCCGCCAGCAACGCTTCTACGAAGAGACGGTAGAAATTTTAGGCTGCATGAAGAAGCTCCGACAGGAAAATGAGGAAATTTCGCCGCTTCTAGTCGACACCAATCAGAGCAGCAAAGACGCGACGCCTGCGCATGGAGCCGAGCGACCAGCGCTGAAAGATggcagaaaacgcgagaatgGGAAAACGGCAAAGAGAAAGTGTCTTGCACACACAGATGCAATTGCTAGAGCCCTCGTTTCCACACCGACACGAAATTTAAGTATTCTTTTCTTGGAACCAAGGAACGATTCACGCCAAACATCAATCTGTTTCTCGACCCAAGGCGGAGAGGTTGACCCTGTCGACGGCGGGAAACCTGCTGTTGAAGTCACCAAAAGTGTACGGGAACCCAACGCATGCCGAAAAGgggaagtggaagaagaatcTCGCGCTCCGCAAATGCCACGTGAAAGTGttcgcggagacagcagccaGGAACAGCACGCAAAACACTACTTAAAAAGCGGCAAAGAGGACACCCGCACAATTCTCTCGAGCGGAGGCGCTAGACGGTTGAATGGAACGCGAAGACAGGATCCTATTGTGTCAACTCCGAGTACTCCCCCGCTACCAGTaaccttcttctcctttgttcAACAATGGAGTACAAAATGTCGGCATCATATGTATTTCAAATCAGAGGAGCGGGATGGTGGCATAGATGCATCAACAAGGATAGACAGTGTGGCAACTGAAGGAATTCCTCCGGAGAACAGAGGAATTCCGGATGTTTCACGGGTCACGTATGACGAAGGCAGGGGGGAACGAGCACAGTTCCCCTCCTCCGCAGAAGCTGCTCAGGTGGGTGCCGGCGTGGTCGGGTTGCCTGTGGAGTCTGAGGCAAAACCAGTCACGTGTAGGAGAATCGTATGCCGAGCCTGTGCAACCGAAAAAGGCACGTTGCTCGAGCGCCTCGCCACTGCAGGTGTGATCGGGCGACTGTTCGGTGCCTCCCTGGAGGCTGATGTTCTCTCACAGATACTTCGAGTCTTGCTAGATCTACTTGATGCTTCCTCTGCAAAACTATCTTCGGAAATCCGAGCAAACCCAAGTGGCCTCAATACCTGCGAAGATGGACATGCCACGGTACCAACAGCAACTGGAGTCACAAACTGGTCTCTGCCGCGGGTGAAACAAGTTACCGCTGAAGTATTAACCCAACTGAGTGACGGCCAGGCCCGTTTCTGGTCGCTGCTGTACCAATTAGAGCCTGAGGAGCTTGCTTGCCTTGAGAAGGcggtcttcctctgtttggGTGACGTGACCACAGACGAGACTGCAGGAAAGACTCAAGGCGAACCTTCAGCTTTTTCAAATGCCACTGCTCTGTCGGGGCAAACACCAGGTCGCACGAGTCTGAACACGAGCGCCGCTCAGAAGCGAAAGCTATTGGAACAGCTTCACCACCGCATCTCTACCTTGACTTCTTCCTGA
- a CDS encoding hypothetical protein (encoded by transcript TGME49_217640), producing MTMESVSGPPFLPSTGVNGYSNQPGVHQSASAPSSPMACPSQKGSQQKDPVWLIGDSRFTSHAGARVNVERLYPGYVVHSAGRVVFPDESGYLTAEAGATYELKDCLSTPVRSMVTAYSSIAAGSCLTPY from the exons ATGACCATGGAATCTGTGAGTGGTCCcccgtttctcccttccaCTGGAGTAAACGGATACTCTAATCAGCCTGGAGTGCATCAGTCAGCGTCGGCTCCATCCAGTCCCATGGCTTGTCCGTCTCAGAAAGGTAGCCAACAGAAAGACCCTGTTTGGCTTATTGGAGACAGTCGATTCACCTCTCACGCCGGAGCTCGTGTGAACGTTGAACGACTCTACCCG GGCTATGTTGTGCACAGTGCAGGTCGGGTGGTATTTCCTGATGAAAGTGGCTACCTGACTGCTGAAGCAGGCGCCACGTACGAGCTGAAGGACTGTCTCTCTACTCCTGTTCGCAGTATGGTTACTGCTTACTCATCTATTGCGGCAGGCTCTTGCCTGACCCCATACTGA
- a CDS encoding hypothetical protein (encoded by transcript TGME49_217650) encodes MSTRKPPPIKASVGKKQDLEKAGETKEDLSRISLESLQKEVEQARERLAKCKSDRLYVQLEKDMICRFRDACHHKSSDLDRKLLLHDARVENLVRQHRAEILAYEQKIDSLEHAHKLVKKDIQTKGEEAVMEEDLMDETVLSQHHKTTWELEAAAAKQRKNQEQEVANLQNAFEQHLTKLGERFMRSFEELKNKYKQQFEEARQTLELREKVEVHEVEERKNLHINELMAGHRSAFEQIKAYYNDITHDNLQLIKELRKDIAEMKARAKITRKQMQDTQQENLQLREPLRQQQQLKEKLEQQLRFYVKDKMALQNIRARDTQLEEKVKAAKKHNHQMEQQKHKLERDIGEYTRRLRNLQSDTSLRTQAKIMLYEQKVRQMLKSLEHKFREREQLVASLKLSPEASMHIVELLRRSFCEKNDEIETLRAELQRVAKSYNDTVLAMQSRLKQLGINSDAFDFELVQDTDFISNVPAPYLTTTAPVARGNPTVKI; translated from the exons ATGTCCACACGGAAACCGCCTCCGATTAAAGCGAGTGtagggaagaagcaggacCTGGAGAAAGCGG GTGAGACCAAGGAGGATCTGTCGCGGATCTCTTTGGAAAGTCTTCAGAAAGAAGTTGAACAAGCTCGAGAACGCCTAGCGAAGTGCAAATCCGATCGCCTCTATGTGCAGCTCGAAAAG GACATGATATGCCGTTTTCGAGATGCCTGTCATCACAAGAGCTCAGATTTAGACCGGAAATTGCTTCTGCACGATGCCCGCGTTGAGAACCTTGTTCGGCAACACCGTGCAGAAATTCTTGCGTACGAGCAGAAAATTGACAGCCTAGAGCATGCACATAAGCTAGTGAAGAAGGACATTCAGACTAAAGGGGAAGAGGCTGTCATGGAAGAAGACTTAATGGACGAGACGGTGCTAAGCCAACACCACAAAACGACTTGGGAACTTGAGGCAGCCGCGGCAAAACAACGGAAAAACCAGGAGCAGGAAGTCGCCAACCTGCAAAACGCTTTTGAGCAG CACTTGACCAAGCTCGGTGAGAGATTCATGCGCTCATTTGAGGAATTGAAGAATAAATACAAACAGCAGTTTGAG GAAGCACGTCAAACTCTTGAGCTACGAGAAAAAGTCGAGGTTCACGAGGTGGAAGAGCGCAAGAATCTTCACATCAACGAGTTAATGGCTGGTCACCGAAGCGCTTTTGAGCAGATCAAAG CGTACTACAATGATATTACACACGATAACTTGCAACTCATCAAGGAGCTCCGTAAAGACATCGCCGAAATGAAGGCCCGAGCCAAGATCACGCGTAAACAGATGCAAGACACCCAACAAGAAAACCTACAGCTGAGAGAGCCTCTCCGCCAGCAGCAACAACTCAA AGAAAAGCTAGAACAACAACTGCGGTTTTACGTCAAAGACAAGATGGCGTTGCAAAATATTCGTGCGCGAGATACGCAG CTGGAGGAAAAGGTGAAGGCAGCGAAAAAGCATAATCATCAGATGGAACAGCAGAAGCACAAGCTTGAACGTGACATCGGGGAATACACCCGGCGGCTACGGAACTTACAAAGTGACACGAGTCTGAGAACGCAGGCAAAAATCATGCTCTACGAACAGAAAGTCAGGCAAATGCTCAAGTCTCTGGAACACAAGTTCCGTGAAAGGGAACAGTTGGTTGCATCTTTGAAACTGAGTCCCGAAGCGTCAATGCACATTGTAGAGTTGCTCCGGCGGAGCTTCTGtgagaagaacgacgagaTCGAGACTTTGCGTGCTGAGCTTCAGAGGGTGGCAAAGAGTTACAATGATACTGTCTTAGCCATGCAAAGCAGGCTGAAACAATTGGGGATCAACAGCGACGCTTTTGATTTTGAACTGGTTCAGGACACAGATTTCATTTCCAACGTCCCCGCGCCGTATCTCACCACGACTGCTCCCGTTGCCAGAGGAAATCCAACTGTGAAAATATAG
- a CDS encoding Tctex-1 family protein (encoded by transcript TGME49_217660), producing the protein MFTVEGLHTSDRGVTKFRFLIVPLNAIPPLYSEDNRHKECMALKDVLDQLQDVEYDEGVVSQWVNNICEECSRRLVELKKPFKYIVQTAILQRTGAGLHAGSSCFWEPTDDGAVVCLWPRERLQNQDKKGGVQACVIVYVISL; encoded by the exons ATGTTTACGGTAGAAGGCCTGCATACCAGCGATCGAGGTGTCACCAAGTTTCGTTTTCTGATCGTGCCCCTGAACGCCATTCCTCCACTTTACTCTGAAGACAACCGACACAAAGAATGCATGGCCTTGAAGGACGTCCTCG ATCAGCTGCAAGATGTTGAGTAtgatgaaggcgttgtctCCCAGTGGGTGAACAACATCTGCGAGGAGTGCTCTCGGCGGCTTGTGGAGTTGAAGAAGCCGTTCAAGTACATTG TGCAAACGGCGATCCTCCAACGAACGGGCGCAGGTCTCCACGCTGGCTCCTCGTGTTTCTGGGAACCTACCGACGACG GCgccgtcgtctgtctctggccaagagagaggctgcagaATCAAGACAAGAAAGGCGGTGTCCAGGCATGTGTGATTGTCTACGTCATCAGTCTATAA
- a CDS encoding hypothetical protein (encoded by transcript TGME49_217665) — protein MEAESGVQSPRSLRRLQATPAAGDTECTDTSGDRVLDSRDRSVFSTMPKQQGKGECGTQKKVVERSGERGGNGGVRRGERGRKDNASHPVTKGGGCLEIKGAARMQKAVEQALAALEQNGYVELCGRVGGGGMDKVVSIAEILKRKVPDLVQNSFFSDFDTGGETRRTDVVLHVSLQAPPKEQEANMEKVTECGA, from the exons atggaggcagagagcggTGTGCAGAGCCCCAGGTCGTTGCGCCGTCTTCAGGCGACGCCAGCAGCAGGCGACAcggagtgtacagacacctccgGCGATAGGGTTTTGGACagccgagacagaagcgtATTTTCCACGATGCCGAAGCAACAGGGGAAAGGTGAATGCggaacacagaagaaggtAGTGGAGAGGAGCggcgagaggggaggaaatGGAGGAGTACGTCGGGGAGAAAGGGGTCGAAAAGACAACGCAAGCCACCCAGTGACGAAAGGAGGCGGATGCCTGGAGATAAAAGGCGcagcacgcatgcagaaagccGTCGAACAAGCCCTTGCGGCTCTGGAGCAG AACGGCTACGTGGAATTGTGTGGGCGAGTTGGCGGGGGCGGGATGGACAAGGTTGTGTCGATCGCTGAGATTCTAAAGAGGAAAGTTCCTGATCTCGTGCAGAACTCCTTCTTTTCCGACTTTGAC actgGAGGCGAGACAAGACGAACGGATGTCGTGCTTCACGTTTCTCTTCAAGCGCCTccgaaagaacaagaagcaaACATGGAAAAGGTGACGGAGTGCGGTGCCTGA